The following nucleotide sequence is from Acetivibrio cellulolyticus CD2.
TTGGTGCTTTAATCAGTTCATAATTTAACAGAATGGTTTTCTTGTCTTTGATGCAAGATCCCCAACGTAATTTCATTACTCGGATATTGATTTTAGGTTTCTCAATGCCATATTTTTCAACGATAGGATATATACGTTCCAAACTTTCTTCAAATTTTAGGAATGCTTTTATTCGAAACCAATTGTTTAGGAGGCTCTTTTTAGCTTCGTAATTATTCTTATCTCGTATATAAATATGAATATAACCGTGATAATATTTGACGTATTCTCTTTCATCAGTTTCTTCAACTTTAAGACGATATTGTTTCCCCAGGTATTTAAAGGATTCTCCGCTTATATACTTCTTATTTGTTATATACTCCGGCTGTGTTTCCTTAAAATAACTTACATTCTTTATTATCCACGGTGTTTTTGACTTAACAAATCTAAGTATATAGTCTAGAGGAACCTCCTCGCTTGCTGTTACAACTATAGTCATATCTGGTTTTATGTTCAGGTTTATATTTTTTACATTTTTTCTTTCAAGCTCAAATTCAATTATTTTGTCACCATAATTTACAGTGTGTTTTCCCATAACCACCCACCTAATATCTTCTAAGTGCAACTGTTTTAATATTTTCAATCAGTTTATCAATTTGCTTATACGACAGATCAGGAAAATGCTTTTTCTTTGCAATATATAATAACCCATCTATTTCTTGAGATATACGGTTATGAACATCCGGGTTATCATGCCAGTCAACTTTACTGTGTTTATCTATGACAATATCGATGTCTGTAGCAAGTTCTGCCAAGATATCTTCATAATTATAAATTCTTCCAGGTTCATTTATACCTCCGGAAACACCAGCATCACAGGAGGTTTCATCCTCCAAAATATCCTTAATAACACCATAGAAAGCTTGTGCATGGGTGTTGTGCTTAATTTTTTCCGGGTATACTGTTTCTGAATATCCTTTCCTGAAGTCTCTTTTTACTGCATTTATTCTTTCCAAATAATCTGCCTCAGATATCCGCTTTTCTTTATACGCCTTTATTATTTCCTCAATACGCTGGGCAAAAGTCTTATAATATGCAGGGTTCTCATCCCACTTTGCATTTATTCTTTTTGTCATTCTTGTACGGATAGCATCAGCTTTTGCTCTCTTGGAATCAAGCCTCATTAGCTCCTCTTCAAATTCTTCCTCGTCGAGGATGTCTACAGGTGCAGTGATTTGGATTACATCTTCAGCTGCAATATAAGTATCCATAAGATTTCGCATTTTAGGCTCATATTCTTTGTGATCTATGGTATCGGAATACCTGAGTTTTACTGAAGCTCTGAGTTCTTGATAGAATTTAAACTCTTTTTTGTACAATAGAATGTCTTT
It contains:
- a CDS encoding M48 family metallopeptidase, producing the protein MGKHTVNYGDKIIEFELERKNVKNINLNIKPDMTIVVTASEEVPLDYILRFVKSKTPWIIKNVSYFKETQPEYITNKKYISGESFKYLGKQYRLKVEETDEREYVKYYHGYIHIYIRDKNNYEAKKSLLNNWFRIKAFLKFEESLERIYPIVEKYGIEKPKINIRVMKLRWGSCIKDKKTILLNYELIKAPSFCIDYVMLHELIHFKYSKHNIEFYTFMTSLMPDWKMRKELLDEEVVREL